From a region of the Arvicanthis niloticus isolate mArvNil1 chromosome 6, mArvNil1.pat.X, whole genome shotgun sequence genome:
- the Znf385c gene encoding zinc finger protein 385C isoform X5: MDPVQKAVISHTFGVPSPLKKKLFISCNICHLRFNSANQAEAHYKGHRHARKLKAVEAAKNKQKPRTLTANGTVSPPTSGSPGTPQSKDPASPPLGPPLQLPPNPDPSAGDPAHSELSDAAASSSSSSSCPPCSPDPSREAPGPEPAEVAVGSGVNGEGRGEKGRLYCPTCKVTVNSASQLQAHNTGAKHRWMVEGHQGAPRRGRGRPVSRGGTGHKTKRVIGSRGSRQGPSPLFHCALCQLHVNSETQLKQHMSSRRHKDRLAGKPPKPSSQHSKLQKHTALAVSVLKSKLALQKQLTKTLAARFLPGPLPSTAAAICALPGPLTLRPAATAAATLFPAPVLGPALFRTPAGAVRPTAGPILFAPY; encoded by the exons ATGGACCCAGTCCAGAAAGCTGTCATCAGCCACACATTTGGGGTCCCCTCCCCTCTGAAGAAGAAGCTGTTCATCTCCTGTAACATCTGTCATCTGCGGTTCAACTCAGCG aACCAGGCTGAAGCTCATTATAAGGGCCATAGACACGCCAGAAAACTCAAGGCTGTGGAAGCTGCCAAGAACAAGCAGAAGCCTCGAACCCTGACCGCAAACGGGACAGTCTCACCTCCAACCAGTGGAAGCCCTGGAACACCCCAGAGCAAAG ATCCTGCATCCCCTCCTCTCGGCCCTCCACTTCAGCTACCGCCGAACCCAGACCCATCAGCCGGAGACCCAGCCCACTCAGAACTTTCTGatgctgctgcttcctcttcctcttcctcctcctgcccacCCTGCTCCCCAGATCCTAGCAGGGAAGCCCCAGGGCCTGAGCCAGCAGAAGTGGCTGTGGGGAGTGGAGTGAATGGGGAAGGCAGGGGCGAGAAGGGACGCCTCTACTGCCCTACCTGTAAAGTGACAGTGAACTCCGCCTCTCAGCTTCAGGCTCACAACACAG gAGCTAAGCACAGATGGATGGTGGAAGGTCATCAAGGGGCTCCCCGAAGGGGCAGGGGCCGTCCTGTGTCCCGAGGAGGGACTGGACACAAGACAAAGAGAGTAATAGGAAGTCGTGGGAGCCGGCAGGGACCCAGCCCTCTTTTCCATTGTGCTCTCTGTCAGCTCCATGTCAATTCAGAGACCCAGCTCAAGCAG cacATGAGCAGTCGGAGGCACAAGGACCGGCTGGCTGGGAAGCCCCCCAAGCCCTCCAGCCAGCACAGCAAACTGCAGAAACACACAGCACTGGCTGTCAGTGTTCTCAAG TCTAAATTGGCCTTGCAGAAGCAACTCACCAAGACGCTGGCGGCCCGCTTCCTGCCCGGCCCGCTGCCCAGCACAGCTGCTGCCATCTGTGCCCTGCCAGGACCCCTGACCCTCCGGCCTGCCGCAACAGCAGCGGCTACCCTCTTCCCTGCTCCTGTGCTGGGCCCAGCTCTGTTCCGCACTCCAGCAGGAGCTGTCCGTCCCACCGCAGGACCCATCCTTTTTGCTCCCTATTAG
- the Nkiras2 gene encoding NF-kappa-B inhibitor-interacting Ras-like protein 2: MGKSCKVVVCGQASVGKTSILEQLLYGNHVVGSEMIETQEDIYVGSIETDRGVREQVRFYDTRGLRDGAELPKHCFSCTDGYVLVYSTDSRESFQRVELLKKEIDKSKDKKEVTIVVLGNKCDLQEQRRVDPDVAQHWAKSEKVRLWEVSVADRRSLLEPFIYLASKMTQPQSKSAFPLSRKNKGSGSLDG; this comes from the exons ATGGGGAAGAGCTGCAAGGTGGTCGTGTGTGGCCAGGCATCTGTGGGCAAAACGTCAATTCTTGAGCAGCTCCTGTACGGGAACCATGTTGTGG GTTCTGAGATGATCGAGACCCAGGAGGACATCTATGTAGGCTCCATCGAGACAGACCGAGGGGTGCGGGAGCAGGTGCGTTTCTATGATACACGGGGTCTCCGGGATGGGGCCGAGCTGCCCAAGCACTGCTTCTCCTGCACGGATGGCTACGTCCTGGTCTACAGCACAGACAGCCGAGAATCGTTCCAGCGTGTCGAGCTGCTCAAGAAGGAGATCGACAAGTCCAAGGACAAGAAGGAG GTCACCATCGTGGTCCTTGGCAACAAATGTGATCTGCAGGAGCAGCGTCGTGTAGACCCTGACGTGGCCCAGCACTGGGCCAAGTCAGAGAAGGTGAGGCTGTGGGAGGTGTCTGTGGCTGACCGCCGCTCCCTCTTGGAGCCTTTCATCTACCTGGCCAGCAAGATGACCCAGCCCCAGAGCAAGTCTGCCTTCCCCCTCAGCCGCAAGAACAAGGGCAGCGGCTCATTGGACGGCTGA
- the Znf385c gene encoding zinc finger protein 385C isoform X3 has product MKRPLSPRPSGEKEPPTTEASECPPQSPESSKPKRERKRPSYTLCDVCNIQLNSAAQAQVHCGGRAHQRRLRQLSQGKTSTGPAGPASSAPSPLLASLTLPTRPLQPPLDLKHLFTFHLNGTTPLSLFPNFSTMDPVQKAVISHTFGVPSPLKKKLFISCNICHLRFNSANQAEAHYKGHRHARKLKAVEAAKNKQKPRTLTANGTVSPPTSGSPGTPQSKDPASPPLGPPLQLPPNPDPSAGDPAHSELSDAAASSSSSSSCPPCSPDPSREAPGPEPAEVAVGSGVNGEGRGEKGRLYCPTCKVTVNSASQLQAHNTGAKHRWMVEGHQGAPRRGRGRPVSRGGTGHKTKRVIGSRGSRQGPSPLFHCALCQLHVNSETQLKQHMSSRRHKDRLAGKPPKPSSQHSKLQKHTALAVSVLKSKLALQKQLTKTLAARFLPGPLPSTAAAICALPGPLTLRPAATAAATLFPAPVLGPALFRTPAGAVRPTAGPILFAPY; this is encoded by the exons ATGAAGCGGCCACTGAGCCCACGCCCCTCAGGTGAGAAGGAGCCCCCCACAACTGAAGCATCTGAGTGTCCCCCTCAGTCTCCAGAATCATCAAAGCCTAAGCGGGAAAGAAAACGGCCCTCCTACACACTCTGCGATGTCTGCAACATCCAGCTAAACTCTGCAGCCCAGGCCCAGGTGCATTGTGGGGGACGCGCCCACCAGCGAAGGCTTCGGCAGCTCAGCCAGGGCAAGACCTCCACGGGGCCAG caggtCCGGCCTCCAGCGCCCCCAGCCCCTTGCTGGCCTCCCTGACCCTGCCTACCCGGCCTCTGCAACCCCCGCTGGACTTGAAGCACCTGTTCACCTTTCACCTCAATGGCACCACCCCGCTCAGTCTCTTCCCCAACTTCAGCACG ATGGACCCAGTCCAGAAAGCTGTCATCAGCCACACATTTGGGGTCCCCTCCCCTCTGAAGAAGAAGCTGTTCATCTCCTGTAACATCTGTCATCTGCGGTTCAACTCAGCG aACCAGGCTGAAGCTCATTATAAGGGCCATAGACACGCCAGAAAACTCAAGGCTGTGGAAGCTGCCAAGAACAAGCAGAAGCCTCGAACCCTGACCGCAAACGGGACAGTCTCACCTCCAACCAGTGGAAGCCCTGGAACACCCCAGAGCAAAG ATCCTGCATCCCCTCCTCTCGGCCCTCCACTTCAGCTACCGCCGAACCCAGACCCATCAGCCGGAGACCCAGCCCACTCAGAACTTTCTGatgctgctgcttcctcttcctcttcctcctcctgcccacCCTGCTCCCCAGATCCTAGCAGGGAAGCCCCAGGGCCTGAGCCAGCAGAAGTGGCTGTGGGGAGTGGAGTGAATGGGGAAGGCAGGGGCGAGAAGGGACGCCTCTACTGCCCTACCTGTAAAGTGACAGTGAACTCCGCCTCTCAGCTTCAGGCTCACAACACAG gAGCTAAGCACAGATGGATGGTGGAAGGTCATCAAGGGGCTCCCCGAAGGGGCAGGGGCCGTCCTGTGTCCCGAGGAGGGACTGGACACAAGACAAAGAGAGTAATAGGAAGTCGTGGGAGCCGGCAGGGACCCAGCCCTCTTTTCCATTGTGCTCTCTGTCAGCTCCATGTCAATTCAGAGACCCAGCTCAAGCAG cacATGAGCAGTCGGAGGCACAAGGACCGGCTGGCTGGGAAGCCCCCCAAGCCCTCCAGCCAGCACAGCAAACTGCAGAAACACACAGCACTGGCTGTCAGTGTTCTCAAG TCTAAATTGGCCTTGCAGAAGCAACTCACCAAGACGCTGGCGGCCCGCTTCCTGCCCGGCCCGCTGCCCAGCACAGCTGCTGCCATCTGTGCCCTGCCAGGACCCCTGACCCTCCGGCCTGCCGCAACAGCAGCGGCTACCCTCTTCCCTGCTCCTGTGCTGGGCCCAGCTCTGTTCCGCACTCCAGCAGGAGCTGTCCGTCCCACCGCAGGACCCATCCTTTTTGCTCCCTATTAG
- the Znf385c gene encoding zinc finger protein 385C isoform X1, translated as MYHTISLSKELELQNESVLPQLFVENLLSIHQALCGYLSYLGNTGPASMGETGMKRPLSPRPSGEKEPPTTEASECPPQSPESSKPKRERKRPSYTLCDVCNIQLNSAAQAQVHCGGRAHQRRLRQLSQGKTSTGPAGPASSAPSPLLASLTLPTRPLQPPLDLKHLFTFHLNGTTPLSLFPNFSTMDPVQKAVISHTFGVPSPLKKKLFISCNICHLRFNSANQAEAHYKGHRHARKLKAVEAAKNKQKPRTLTANGTVSPPTSGSPGTPQSKDPASPPLGPPLQLPPNPDPSAGDPAHSELSDAAASSSSSSSCPPCSPDPSREAPGPEPAEVAVGSGVNGEGRGEKGRLYCPTCKVTVNSASQLQAHNTGAKHRWMVEGHQGAPRRGRGRPVSRGGTGHKTKRVIGSRGSRQGPSPLFHCALCQLHVNSETQLKQHMSSRRHKDRLAGKPPKPSSQHSKLQKHTALAVSVLKSKLALQKQLTKTLAARFLPGPLPSTAAAICALPGPLTLRPAATAAATLFPAPVLGPALFRTPAGAVRPTAGPILFAPY; from the exons GTATGAAGCGGCCACTGAGCCCACGCCCCTCAGGTGAGAAGGAGCCCCCCACAACTGAAGCATCTGAGTGTCCCCCTCAGTCTCCAGAATCATCAAAGCCTAAGCGGGAAAGAAAACGGCCCTCCTACACACTCTGCGATGTCTGCAACATCCAGCTAAACTCTGCAGCCCAGGCCCAGGTGCATTGTGGGGGACGCGCCCACCAGCGAAGGCTTCGGCAGCTCAGCCAGGGCAAGACCTCCACGGGGCCAG caggtCCGGCCTCCAGCGCCCCCAGCCCCTTGCTGGCCTCCCTGACCCTGCCTACCCGGCCTCTGCAACCCCCGCTGGACTTGAAGCACCTGTTCACCTTTCACCTCAATGGCACCACCCCGCTCAGTCTCTTCCCCAACTTCAGCACG ATGGACCCAGTCCAGAAAGCTGTCATCAGCCACACATTTGGGGTCCCCTCCCCTCTGAAGAAGAAGCTGTTCATCTCCTGTAACATCTGTCATCTGCGGTTCAACTCAGCG aACCAGGCTGAAGCTCATTATAAGGGCCATAGACACGCCAGAAAACTCAAGGCTGTGGAAGCTGCCAAGAACAAGCAGAAGCCTCGAACCCTGACCGCAAACGGGACAGTCTCACCTCCAACCAGTGGAAGCCCTGGAACACCCCAGAGCAAAG ATCCTGCATCCCCTCCTCTCGGCCCTCCACTTCAGCTACCGCCGAACCCAGACCCATCAGCCGGAGACCCAGCCCACTCAGAACTTTCTGatgctgctgcttcctcttcctcttcctcctcctgcccacCCTGCTCCCCAGATCCTAGCAGGGAAGCCCCAGGGCCTGAGCCAGCAGAAGTGGCTGTGGGGAGTGGAGTGAATGGGGAAGGCAGGGGCGAGAAGGGACGCCTCTACTGCCCTACCTGTAAAGTGACAGTGAACTCCGCCTCTCAGCTTCAGGCTCACAACACAG gAGCTAAGCACAGATGGATGGTGGAAGGTCATCAAGGGGCTCCCCGAAGGGGCAGGGGCCGTCCTGTGTCCCGAGGAGGGACTGGACACAAGACAAAGAGAGTAATAGGAAGTCGTGGGAGCCGGCAGGGACCCAGCCCTCTTTTCCATTGTGCTCTCTGTCAGCTCCATGTCAATTCAGAGACCCAGCTCAAGCAG cacATGAGCAGTCGGAGGCACAAGGACCGGCTGGCTGGGAAGCCCCCCAAGCCCTCCAGCCAGCACAGCAAACTGCAGAAACACACAGCACTGGCTGTCAGTGTTCTCAAG TCTAAATTGGCCTTGCAGAAGCAACTCACCAAGACGCTGGCGGCCCGCTTCCTGCCCGGCCCGCTGCCCAGCACAGCTGCTGCCATCTGTGCCCTGCCAGGACCCCTGACCCTCCGGCCTGCCGCAACAGCAGCGGCTACCCTCTTCCCTGCTCCTGTGCTGGGCCCAGCTCTGTTCCGCACTCCAGCAGGAGCTGTCCGTCCCACCGCAGGACCCATCCTTTTTGCTCCCTATTAG
- the C6H17orf113 gene encoding LOW QUALITY PROTEIN: uncharacterized protein C17orf113 homolog (The sequence of the model RefSeq protein was modified relative to this genomic sequence to represent the inferred CDS: inserted 1 base in 1 codon; deleted 3 bases in 3 codons; substituted 3 bases at 3 genomic stop codons), whose amino-acid sequence MVPPGKKLAGEASNSTKHKQFFSEQXKELLDFDYKQKQMFFCLARRAVLVHNKHAKAKNAFMVVTGNFWALASTRTSPLWKTLLRVEGPTPAWQSLPPPRLSRQRQTWPKWMRLTPLELQRFNLCQTLMGTERDEYYSPRRVRDMQVAIASVLHTEASQPLKASPYVGLVLGETRNWAEFHSLALFATSVSPCDSQLSTIVGSVELQRGEATDCQLLDILWVFGISAPKLARLSSSLPSDHLESVSLQLRTICPLLMDPHCXPGWTDPKPHDYESTLDALFXLHGGLSFHQVAELPATLDFAAIDLTGPLPISWGFLGLLAVKAVAETWPCLVDSLGAALASALCQFTFLRSLHPLLLDASVQKLALVLQLEEPDLTLLQPVVMAAAQAQLGSGPRDSMSLTPTRASERCTYRSVELLGYSEVALRSLERHXKALRNSLQRGLRDSFPGPSLDAMAALAAIFDARRYRQAPEELCAAGKRALRVLLWGFAPPVVRQLLGNLALFEPRAPLPVRILSCTSSFPDFRRILAALTSVLPVSAELLVKMCFSHKLRVVGTKGPQRGSQVVKIAVDAAPLPELHEFDSALAIEF is encoded by the exons ATGGTGCCCCCTGGGAAGAAGCTGGCTGGAGAGGCCTCCAACTCCACCAAGCACAAGCAGTTCTTCAGTGAGCAGTAGAAGGAATTGTTGGACTTTGACTACAAACAGAagcagatgttcttctgtctagCACGAAGAGCT GTCCTGGTGCACAACAAGCATGCCAAAGCCAAGAATGCTTTCATGGTGGTTACGGGCAACTTCTGGGCTTTGGCGTCAACCAGGACCAGCCCACTCTGGAAGACCCTGCTGAGGGTGGAGGGACCTACCCCAGCCTGGCAATCGCTCCCACCTCCAAGGTtgtcaaggcagaggcagacctggCCGAAGTG GATGCGCCTGACCCCCCTGGAGCTCCAGAGGTTCAACCTGTGTCAGACACTGATGGGCACAGAGCGTGATGAATACTACAGCCCCAGGCGGGTGAGGGACATGCAG GTGGCCATTGCCAGTGTCTTGCACACAGAGGCCTCCCAGCCCCTGAAGGCATCCCCATATGTGGGGCTTGTGTTAGGTGAGACCAGGAACTGGGCAGAGTTCCATAGTCTGGCCCTGTTTGCCACTTCGGTGTCCCCATGTGATAGCCAACTTTCTACTATTGTGGGTAGTGTGGAGCTACAGCGGGGTGAGGCTACTGATTGCCAACTCCTGGATATCCTATGGGTCTTTGGCATATCTGCACCCAAACTGGCCAGACTCAGTTCAAGCCTCCCCAGTGACCACCTGGAAAGTGTCAGCCTGCAGCTCAGGACCATTTGCCCACTGCTTATGGATCCGCACTGTTAACCTGGCTGGACAGACCCTAAGCCCCATGACTATGAGAGTACATTGGATGCCTTGT TGTTGCATGGTGGCCTCAGTTTCCACCAGGTTGCGGAGCTCCCTGCAACCTTGGACTTTGCAGCTATTGACTTGACAGGTCCCCTGCCAATATCCTGGGGCTTCTTGGGGTTGCTTGCTGTAAAAGCAGTGGCCGAGACCTGGCCTTGCTTGGTGGACTCTTTGGGAGCCGCTTTGGCCTCGGCTCTGTGCCAGTTCACCTTCCTACGAAGCCTTCACCCACTGCTGCTAGACGCTTCGGTGCAGAAGCTTGCCCTGGTCCTGCAGCTCGAAGAGCCAGACCTGACCTTGCTGCAGCCGGTGGTGATGGCAGCCGCACAAGCTCAGCTCGGCTCCGGACCGCGCGACTCCATG AGTCTGACTCCAACGCGGGCGAGCGAACGCTGCACCTACCGTAGTGTGGAGTTG CTGGGCTACTCGGAGGTTGCGCTGCGAAGCCTGGAGCGCCACTGAAAGGCTTTGCGGAACTCCTTGCAAAGAGGGTTGCGGGACTCCTTCCCCGGACCCTCGCTGGATGCGATGGCCGCGTTGGCGGCGATCTTTGATGCCCGCCGCTACCGGCAGGCACCTGAGGAGCTGTGCGCGGCTGGCAAGAGGGCGCTGCGGGTGCTACTGTGGGGCTTTGCGCCCCCGGTGGTGCGCCAGC TGCTAGGGAACTTGGCGCTCTTTGAGCCTCGGGCGCCTCTGCCGGTGCGCATTCTGAGCTGCACGAGCTCTTTCCCCGACTTTCGCCGCATCCTAGCCGCCCTGACCTCAGTGCTGCCCGTGAGTGCGGAGCTGCTGGTCAAGATGTGCTTCAGCCACAAGCTGCGGGTCGTGGGGACAAAGGGACCGCAGCGAGGCAGCCAGGTGGTGAAGATCGCGGTGGATGCCGCCCCACTCCCTGAGCTGCATGAGTTTGATTCTGCACTGGCCATAGAGTTCTGA
- the Znf385c gene encoding zinc finger protein 385C isoform X2, with protein sequence MYHTISLSKELELQNESVLPQLFVENLLSIHQALCGYLSYLGNTGPASMGETGMKRPLSPRPSGEKEPPTTEASECPPQSPESSKPKRERKRPSYTLCDVCNIQLNSAAQAQVHCGGRAHQRRLRQLSQGKTSTGPGPASSAPSPLLASLTLPTRPLQPPLDLKHLFTFHLNGTTPLSLFPNFSTMDPVQKAVISHTFGVPSPLKKKLFISCNICHLRFNSANQAEAHYKGHRHARKLKAVEAAKNKQKPRTLTANGTVSPPTSGSPGTPQSKDPASPPLGPPLQLPPNPDPSAGDPAHSELSDAAASSSSSSSCPPCSPDPSREAPGPEPAEVAVGSGVNGEGRGEKGRLYCPTCKVTVNSASQLQAHNTGAKHRWMVEGHQGAPRRGRGRPVSRGGTGHKTKRVIGSRGSRQGPSPLFHCALCQLHVNSETQLKQHMSSRRHKDRLAGKPPKPSSQHSKLQKHTALAVSVLKSKLALQKQLTKTLAARFLPGPLPSTAAAICALPGPLTLRPAATAAATLFPAPVLGPALFRTPAGAVRPTAGPILFAPY encoded by the exons GTATGAAGCGGCCACTGAGCCCACGCCCCTCAGGTGAGAAGGAGCCCCCCACAACTGAAGCATCTGAGTGTCCCCCTCAGTCTCCAGAATCATCAAAGCCTAAGCGGGAAAGAAAACGGCCCTCCTACACACTCTGCGATGTCTGCAACATCCAGCTAAACTCTGCAGCCCAGGCCCAGGTGCATTGTGGGGGACGCGCCCACCAGCGAAGGCTTCGGCAGCTCAGCCAGGGCAAGACCTCCACGGGGCCAG gtCCGGCCTCCAGCGCCCCCAGCCCCTTGCTGGCCTCCCTGACCCTGCCTACCCGGCCTCTGCAACCCCCGCTGGACTTGAAGCACCTGTTCACCTTTCACCTCAATGGCACCACCCCGCTCAGTCTCTTCCCCAACTTCAGCACG ATGGACCCAGTCCAGAAAGCTGTCATCAGCCACACATTTGGGGTCCCCTCCCCTCTGAAGAAGAAGCTGTTCATCTCCTGTAACATCTGTCATCTGCGGTTCAACTCAGCG aACCAGGCTGAAGCTCATTATAAGGGCCATAGACACGCCAGAAAACTCAAGGCTGTGGAAGCTGCCAAGAACAAGCAGAAGCCTCGAACCCTGACCGCAAACGGGACAGTCTCACCTCCAACCAGTGGAAGCCCTGGAACACCCCAGAGCAAAG ATCCTGCATCCCCTCCTCTCGGCCCTCCACTTCAGCTACCGCCGAACCCAGACCCATCAGCCGGAGACCCAGCCCACTCAGAACTTTCTGatgctgctgcttcctcttcctcttcctcctcctgcccacCCTGCTCCCCAGATCCTAGCAGGGAAGCCCCAGGGCCTGAGCCAGCAGAAGTGGCTGTGGGGAGTGGAGTGAATGGGGAAGGCAGGGGCGAGAAGGGACGCCTCTACTGCCCTACCTGTAAAGTGACAGTGAACTCCGCCTCTCAGCTTCAGGCTCACAACACAG gAGCTAAGCACAGATGGATGGTGGAAGGTCATCAAGGGGCTCCCCGAAGGGGCAGGGGCCGTCCTGTGTCCCGAGGAGGGACTGGACACAAGACAAAGAGAGTAATAGGAAGTCGTGGGAGCCGGCAGGGACCCAGCCCTCTTTTCCATTGTGCTCTCTGTCAGCTCCATGTCAATTCAGAGACCCAGCTCAAGCAG cacATGAGCAGTCGGAGGCACAAGGACCGGCTGGCTGGGAAGCCCCCCAAGCCCTCCAGCCAGCACAGCAAACTGCAGAAACACACAGCACTGGCTGTCAGTGTTCTCAAG TCTAAATTGGCCTTGCAGAAGCAACTCACCAAGACGCTGGCGGCCCGCTTCCTGCCCGGCCCGCTGCCCAGCACAGCTGCTGCCATCTGTGCCCTGCCAGGACCCCTGACCCTCCGGCCTGCCGCAACAGCAGCGGCTACCCTCTTCCCTGCTCCTGTGCTGGGCCCAGCTCTGTTCCGCACTCCAGCAGGAGCTGTCCGTCCCACCGCAGGACCCATCCTTTTTGCTCCCTATTAG
- the Znf385c gene encoding zinc finger protein 385C isoform X4, with translation MLLAGPASSAPSPLLASLTLPTRPLQPPLDLKHLFTFHLNGTTPLSLFPNFSTMDPVQKAVISHTFGVPSPLKKKLFISCNICHLRFNSANQAEAHYKGHRHARKLKAVEAAKNKQKPRTLTANGTVSPPTSGSPGTPQSKDPASPPLGPPLQLPPNPDPSAGDPAHSELSDAAASSSSSSSCPPCSPDPSREAPGPEPAEVAVGSGVNGEGRGEKGRLYCPTCKVTVNSASQLQAHNTGAKHRWMVEGHQGAPRRGRGRPVSRGGTGHKTKRVIGSRGSRQGPSPLFHCALCQLHVNSETQLKQHMSSRRHKDRLAGKPPKPSSQHSKLQKHTALAVSVLKSKLALQKQLTKTLAARFLPGPLPSTAAAICALPGPLTLRPAATAAATLFPAPVLGPALFRTPAGAVRPTAGPILFAPY, from the exons ATGCTCTTGG caggtCCGGCCTCCAGCGCCCCCAGCCCCTTGCTGGCCTCCCTGACCCTGCCTACCCGGCCTCTGCAACCCCCGCTGGACTTGAAGCACCTGTTCACCTTTCACCTCAATGGCACCACCCCGCTCAGTCTCTTCCCCAACTTCAGCACG ATGGACCCAGTCCAGAAAGCTGTCATCAGCCACACATTTGGGGTCCCCTCCCCTCTGAAGAAGAAGCTGTTCATCTCCTGTAACATCTGTCATCTGCGGTTCAACTCAGCG aACCAGGCTGAAGCTCATTATAAGGGCCATAGACACGCCAGAAAACTCAAGGCTGTGGAAGCTGCCAAGAACAAGCAGAAGCCTCGAACCCTGACCGCAAACGGGACAGTCTCACCTCCAACCAGTGGAAGCCCTGGAACACCCCAGAGCAAAG ATCCTGCATCCCCTCCTCTCGGCCCTCCACTTCAGCTACCGCCGAACCCAGACCCATCAGCCGGAGACCCAGCCCACTCAGAACTTTCTGatgctgctgcttcctcttcctcttcctcctcctgcccacCCTGCTCCCCAGATCCTAGCAGGGAAGCCCCAGGGCCTGAGCCAGCAGAAGTGGCTGTGGGGAGTGGAGTGAATGGGGAAGGCAGGGGCGAGAAGGGACGCCTCTACTGCCCTACCTGTAAAGTGACAGTGAACTCCGCCTCTCAGCTTCAGGCTCACAACACAG gAGCTAAGCACAGATGGATGGTGGAAGGTCATCAAGGGGCTCCCCGAAGGGGCAGGGGCCGTCCTGTGTCCCGAGGAGGGACTGGACACAAGACAAAGAGAGTAATAGGAAGTCGTGGGAGCCGGCAGGGACCCAGCCCTCTTTTCCATTGTGCTCTCTGTCAGCTCCATGTCAATTCAGAGACCCAGCTCAAGCAG cacATGAGCAGTCGGAGGCACAAGGACCGGCTGGCTGGGAAGCCCCCCAAGCCCTCCAGCCAGCACAGCAAACTGCAGAAACACACAGCACTGGCTGTCAGTGTTCTCAAG TCTAAATTGGCCTTGCAGAAGCAACTCACCAAGACGCTGGCGGCCCGCTTCCTGCCCGGCCCGCTGCCCAGCACAGCTGCTGCCATCTGTGCCCTGCCAGGACCCCTGACCCTCCGGCCTGCCGCAACAGCAGCGGCTACCCTCTTCCCTGCTCCTGTGCTGGGCCCAGCTCTGTTCCGCACTCCAGCAGGAGCTGTCCGTCCCACCGCAGGACCCATCCTTTTTGCTCCCTATTAG